Proteins from a single region of Poseidonibacter antarcticus:
- the argJ gene encoding bifunctional glutamate N-acetyltransferase/amino-acid acetyltransferase ArgJ, which translates to MFTILPIKGFIDQIDGFNCDGISAGLKPSGDKDLGFIYMDEPCDVQAVFTSNKFQAAPLKHFLQYGEDFKTNFVLINSKNANALTGKKGIEDIDTIFSQLDFDLVNPVMSSTGVIGNPLPIEKIVNGAKSFDLTHKNGENLSKAIMTTDAYKKTCMYEVKLEDGSSFKIGAVAKGAGMINPNLATMLCFICTDANVPVEDMKEALEVNSKTTFNAISVDGDTSTNDTVMLLANKKSNSYNKEAFFEVLRLVMHDIAMLVVADGEGAKKAVAFEVINAVSVEEAEIAAKALSNSLLVKTALFGEDPNFGRIASTIGASRITCDEETLVISYNDVIVYNKGELCFDEIQEAKASKVLKNDKYKIICDIGLGNASFTAYGCDLGHRYVEINADYRS; encoded by the coding sequence ATGTTTACAATTTTACCTATAAAAGGTTTCATAGATCAAATAGATGGCTTTAACTGTGATGGTATAAGTGCAGGTTTAAAACCTAGTGGAGATAAAGATTTAGGATTTATCTACATGGATGAACCTTGTGATGTTCAAGCAGTTTTTACTAGTAATAAGTTTCAAGCAGCACCTTTAAAACATTTTTTGCAATATGGAGAAGATTTTAAAACAAATTTTGTTTTAATTAATTCAAAAAATGCAAATGCATTGACTGGTAAAAAGGGTATTGAAGATATTGATACTATTTTTTCACAGTTAGATTTTGATTTAGTAAATCCCGTAATGAGTTCAACAGGAGTTATTGGAAATCCTTTACCCATTGAAAAAATTGTAAATGGTGCTAAATCTTTTGATTTAACACATAAAAATGGTGAAAATTTATCAAAAGCAATAATGACAACAGATGCATATAAAAAAACTTGTATGTATGAAGTGAAACTTGAAGATGGCAGTTCATTTAAAATTGGAGCCGTTGCAAAAGGTGCGGGAATGATAAATCCAAATCTTGCAACTATGTTATGTTTTATTTGTACAGATGCAAATGTACCTGTAGAAGATATGAAAGAAGCTTTAGAAGTTAATAGTAAAACAACTTTTAATGCAATTTCAGTTGATGGTGATACTTCTACAAATGATACAGTGATGTTATTAGCAAATAAAAAATCAAATTCTTATAATAAAGAAGCATTTTTTGAAGTTTTACGATTAGTAATGCATGATATTGCAATGTTAGTTGTTGCAGATGGTGAAGGTGCTAAAAAAGCAGTTGCATTTGAAGTTATAAATGCAGTTTCTGTAGAAGAAGCAGAAATTGCTGCAAAAGCTTTATCAAATTCATTATTAGTAAAAACTGCACTTTTTGGGGAAGATCCAAATTTTGGAAGAATTGCTTCAACAATAGGTGCTAGTAGAATAACTTGTGATGAAGAAACTTTAGTTATATCATACAATGATGTTATTGTTTATAATAAAGGTGAACTTTGCTTTGATGAAATTCAAGAAGCAAAAGCATCAAAAGTATTAAAAAATGATAAATATAAAATAATTTGTGATATTGGATTAGGTAATGCGAGTTTTACTGCATATGGATGTGATTTAGGTCATAGATATGTCGAAATCAATGCTGATTATCGTTCATAA
- a CDS encoding aspartate-semialdehyde dehydrogenase codes for MRKFNVAVVGATGAVGEELFRVMEAYDFPVANIVPLASANSAGSKIEYIGKEYTVLELTTTAFEENEVDIAFFSAGGSISEKFAKYAVEAGAVVIDNTSHFRMDPNVPLVVPEVNPEDITLWKETGIIANPNCSTIQMVLSLKPLDELYGIKRVDVSTYQAVSGAGKAGMEELVKQMQAFFAFNLDDAKKEAFAHQIALNVIPQIDVAQDNGFTKEEMKMVNETQKILKKNIQVAATCVRVPVLRSHSESITVTFDQDVEVDVKEVRSCLESFENIEVIDDLENNAYPMPIIATDTDITYVGRIRKDIYSPNVVHYFNVADQVRVGAATNSVRIALKWIEMENDI; via the coding sequence ATGAGAAAATTTAATGTAGCAGTAGTTGGAGCAACTGGTGCTGTTGGAGAAGAACTTTTTAGAGTGATGGAAGCGTATGACTTCCCTGTTGCAAATATTGTGCCATTAGCTAGTGCAAATAGTGCTGGTTCAAAAATAGAATATATTGGAAAAGAATATACTGTTTTAGAATTAACAACTACAGCTTTTGAAGAAAATGAAGTTGATATTGCATTCTTTTCAGCAGGTGGTTCAATTTCTGAAAAATTTGCAAAATATGCAGTTGAAGCAGGTGCTGTTGTAATTGATAATACAAGTCACTTTAGAATGGATCCTAATGTTCCTTTAGTTGTACCTGAGGTTAATCCTGAAGATATTACTTTATGGAAAGAAACTGGAATCATTGCAAACCCAAATTGTTCAACTATTCAAATGGTATTATCTTTAAAACCATTAGATGAATTATATGGAATTAAAAGAGTTGATGTTTCAACTTATCAAGCTGTTTCAGGAGCTGGAAAAGCTGGAATGGAAGAGTTAGTAAAACAAATGCAAGCGTTTTTTGCCTTTAATTTAGATGATGCTAAAAAAGAAGCATTTGCGCATCAAATTGCTTTAAATGTAATTCCTCAAATAGATGTAGCACAAGATAATGGATTTACTAAAGAAGAAATGAAAATGGTAAATGAAACTCAAAAAATTCTTAAAAAGAATATTCAAGTAGCAGCTACTTGTGTAAGAGTTCCAGTTTTAAGATCTCATTCAGAATCAATTACAGTAACATTTGATCAAGATGTTGAAGTTGATGTAAAAGAAGTAAGAAGTTGTTTAGAAAGCTTTGAAAATATTGAAGTTATTGATGATTTAGAAAACAACGCTTATCCAATGCCAATTATAGCAACAGATACTGATATTACTTATGTAGGTAGAATTAGAAAAGATATTTATTCACCTAATGTTGTTCACTATTTTAATGTAGCTGACCAAGTTAGAGTAGGAGCTGCTACAAACTCTGTTAGAATTGCACTTAAATGGATTGAAATGGAAAACGATATTTAA
- the gyrA gene encoding DNA gyrase subunit A: MENLFENQDIIDINIEDSVKASYLDYSMSVIIGRALPDARDGLKPVHRRILFAMHDLNITSKSSYKKSARIVGDVIGKYHPHGDTSVYDALVRLAQDFSMRLPLIDGQGNFGSVDGDSAAAMRYTEARMTKVAEEVMKDLDKDTVNFTPNYDDTMKEPSVLPTRLPTLLLNGSEGIAVGMATKIPPHNSNELLSAVLHMVDNPEATADELMYFIKGPDFPTGGTIFGRRGIIDAYNTGRGRVRIRAKHHIETRGKKEIIILDELPYQVNKARLIEQIANLAKDKQIEGISEVRDESDRDGIRVVIELKKDSMSEIVLNNLYKSTPMENTFGIILLAVHNKEPKVFNLPQLLTIFLSHRKTVIIRRTIFELEKAKARAHILEGLKIALDNIDEVVQIIKSSSNDADAREKLQNRFSLSHIQSQAILDMRLGRLTGLQRDKLEAEYQELMVLIQYLEEILKSEDRLNEIIKEELEEVKEKFSSDRRTDIEDSYDEIDIEDLIPNEPMVVTITHNGYVKRVPIKSYEKQRRGGKGKTAVTTHEDDFIERFFVSNTHDTLMFVTNMGQLYWLKVYKIPEGSRTAKGKAVVNLINLRPDEKIMEIIPTSDFDESKSLAFFTKNGVVKRTSLSEFSNIRSNGVRAIVLDEEDEIVTAKITDASSKYLMIFTSLGQCIRFEIEKTREQGRSTRGVRGIKFKHDTDFVVDADVISDESQELLPVSEKGIGKRTTVSEYRLTNRAGSGVISMKLSNRTGNVVGEVLVDESQDLMALTSIGKMIRVDMQTIRKAGRNTSGVIIVNVDKDDKVVSIAKCPKEAEDIEVDENGNVIRYTEDGEILVLEQPEGVVLESDSETNTQESPSLLSGEDDKENNEENK; this comes from the coding sequence ATGGAAAACCTTTTCGAAAATCAAGATATTATTGATATAAATATTGAAGATTCTGTTAAAGCTTCATATTTAGATTACTCAATGAGTGTTATTATTGGACGAGCATTACCAGATGCTAGAGATGGATTAAAACCCGTTCATAGAAGAATATTATTTGCTATGCATGATTTAAATATTACATCAAAATCATCTTACAAAAAATCTGCAAGAATTGTTGGAGATGTTATTGGTAAATATCACCCACATGGTGATACTTCTGTTTATGATGCCTTAGTTAGATTAGCACAAGATTTCTCAATGAGACTTCCACTAATTGATGGACAAGGGAACTTCGGTTCTGTTGATGGTGATAGTGCTGCTGCAATGAGATATACCGAAGCACGTATGACTAAAGTAGCTGAAGAAGTTATGAAGGATCTTGATAAAGATACTGTTAACTTTACTCCAAACTATGATGATACGATGAAAGAACCTTCTGTGCTTCCTACAAGACTTCCCACATTGTTATTAAATGGTAGTGAAGGTATTGCAGTTGGTATGGCTACGAAAATTCCTCCTCATAATTCAAATGAGTTATTATCAGCAGTTTTACATATGGTGGATAATCCAGAAGCGACTGCTGATGAATTAATGTATTTTATTAAAGGTCCAGATTTCCCAACAGGTGGAACAATTTTTGGACGGCGTGGAATTATTGATGCATATAATACAGGACGAGGTCGTGTAAGAATTAGAGCTAAGCATCATATTGAAACTAGAGGTAAAAAAGAGATTATAATTCTTGATGAATTACCTTATCAAGTAAATAAAGCTAGATTAATTGAACAAATTGCAAATTTAGCAAAAGATAAGCAAATCGAAGGTATTTCAGAAGTAAGAGATGAATCTGATAGAGATGGTATTAGAGTTGTTATTGAACTTAAAAAAGATTCTATGAGTGAGATTGTTTTAAACAATCTATATAAATCAACTCCAATGGAAAATACATTCGGAATTATTCTTTTAGCTGTTCATAATAAAGAGCCAAAAGTATTTAATTTGCCTCAATTATTGACAATTTTCTTATCTCATAGAAAAACTGTAATTATTAGAAGAACAATTTTTGAGCTTGAAAAAGCAAAAGCAAGAGCACATATTTTAGAAGGTCTAAAAATTGCACTTGATAATATAGATGAAGTTGTTCAAATAATTAAATCATCGTCAAATGATGCAGATGCAAGAGAAAAATTACAGAACAGGTTCTCATTATCTCATATTCAATCTCAAGCTATTTTAGATATGAGATTAGGAAGATTAACAGGTCTTCAAAGAGATAAATTGGAAGCTGAGTATCAAGAATTAATGGTATTAATTCAATATTTAGAAGAAATTCTAAAATCTGAAGATAGATTAAATGAAATTATCAAAGAAGAACTTGAAGAAGTTAAAGAAAAGTTCTCTTCAGATAGAAGAACTGATATTGAAGATTCTTATGATGAAATTGATATAGAAGACTTAATTCCAAATGAGCCAATGGTAGTTACAATTACTCATAATGGTTATGTAAAAAGAGTACCAATTAAATCATATGAAAAACAAAGACGTGGTGGTAAAGGTAAAACAGCAGTTACTACTCATGAAGATGATTTCATAGAAAGATTCTTTGTATCTAATACTCATGATACATTAATGTTTGTAACTAACATGGGTCAATTATACTGGTTAAAAGTATATAAAATACCTGAAGGTTCAAGAACAGCAAAAGGTAAAGCAGTTGTTAATTTAATCAACTTAAGACCTGATGAAAAAATTATGGAAATTATTCCCACAAGCGATTTTGATGAGTCTAAATCTTTAGCATTCTTTACAAAAAATGGTGTTGTAAAAAGAACATCATTATCAGAGTTTTCAAATATTAGATCAAATGGTGTAAGAGCTATTGTTCTTGATGAAGAAGATGAAATTGTAACAGCAAAAATTACAGATGCATCTTCAAAATATTTAATGATATTTACATCTTTAGGTCAATGTATTAGATTTGAGATTGAAAAAACAAGAGAACAAGGTAGAAGTACAAGAGGTGTTAGAGGTATTAAATTTAAACATGACACTGACTTTGTAGTTGATGCTGATGTAATCTCTGATGAAAGTCAAGAGTTATTACCTGTATCTGAAAAAGGTATTGGAAAAAGAACAACAGTTTCTGAATATAGATTAACAAATAGAGCAGGTTCAGGTGTTATATCAATGAAATTATCTAATAGAACAGGTAATGTTGTTGGTGAAGTTTTAGTTGATGAATCGCAAGACTTAATGGCACTTACTTCTATTGGTAAAATGATTAGAGTTGATATGCAAACAATTAGAAAAGCTGGAAGAAATACTTCTGGAGTTATTATTGTTAATGTTGATAAAGATGATAAAGTTGTGTCTATTGCAAAATGTCCAAAAGAAGCTGAAGATATTGAAGTTGATGAAAATGGAAATGTAATAAGATATACAGAAGATGGTGAAATTTTAGTACTTGAACAACCTGAAGGGGTTGTTTTAGAGTCTGATTCAGAAACAAATACACAAGAATCTCCTTCTTTACTTAGTGGAGAAGATGATAAAGAAAATAATGAGGAAAATAAGTAG
- a CDS encoding YqhA family protein, translated as MIERLFEGAMWQTRLFILLAVIFGLLGAITLFIVASVDIFEVLKYTFNVYMNGLHPEDFHEVIVSQIIGAVDLYLIAIVMLIFAFGIYELFISKIEAAENKETGNNILAISSLDQLKDKIAKVIIMVLVVGFFQRVLHMTYNSALEMLYFAVSIMVLAIGLFFLGKVGKNENKKLID; from the coding sequence ATGATAGAAAGACTTTTTGAAGGTGCAATGTGGCAGACTAGATTATTTATTCTTTTAGCTGTTATATTTGGACTTCTTGGTGCAATAACTTTATTTATTGTTGCATCAGTTGATATTTTTGAAGTCTTAAAGTATACATTTAATGTATATATGAACGGCTTACATCCAGAAGATTTTCATGAAGTTATTGTTAGTCAAATAATTGGTGCAGTTGATTTATATCTTATTGCAATTGTAATGTTGATTTTTGCATTTGGTATATATGAACTTTTTATATCTAAAATAGAAGCAGCTGAGAATAAAGAGACAGGAAATAATATACTTGCTATTTCTTCTCTTGATCAATTAAAAGATAAAATTGCTAAAGTAATTATTATGGTACTTGTTGTAGGATTTTTTCAAAGAGTATTACATATGACATATAATAGTGCTTTAGAAATGTTATATTTTGCAGTGTCTATAATGGTACTAGCAATTGGACTTTTCTTTTTAGGAAAAGTTGGTAAAAATGAAAATAAGAAACTTATAGATTAA
- a CDS encoding YdcH family protein, translating to MFHEYRELIAELKEKDAHFHKLFDKHNDLDNEIAKLTQSNVDEAAIDIKKKEKLMLKDEVYNMIINYKNSK from the coding sequence ATGTTTCACGAATATAGAGAATTAATTGCAGAATTAAAAGAAAAAGACGCACATTTCCATAAACTTTTTGATAAACATAATGATTTAGATAATGAAATTGCTAAATTGACACAATCAAATGTAGATGAAGCTGCAATTGATATTAAAAAGAAAGAAAAACTGATGTTAAAAGATGAAGTTTATAATATGATTATTAACTACAAAAATTCTAAATAA